In Bos indicus isolate NIAB-ARS_2022 breed Sahiwal x Tharparkar chromosome 19, NIAB-ARS_B.indTharparkar_mat_pri_1.0, whole genome shotgun sequence, the following proteins share a genomic window:
- the SLC16A13 gene encoding monocarboxylate transporter 13, with amino-acid sequence MAYRAEPPDGGWGWMVVLSAFFQSALVFGVLRSFGVFFVEFVAAFEEPAARVSWIASIGIAVQQFGSPVGSALSTKFGPRPAVMTGGILTALGMLLASFATSLTHLYLSIGLLSGSGWALTFTPTLACLSRYFSRRRSLAMGLALTGVGLSSFAFAPLFQWLLNHYAWRGALLLVSALSLHLVACGALLRPLSLAEDPVVGGPGAQITSLLRHGPFLRYTVALTLINTGYFIPYVHLVAHLRDLGWDPLPAAFLLSVAAISDLVGRVASGWLGDAVPGPVARLLMLWTTLTGVILALYPVADAPTGLVALTMAYGFTSGALTPVAFSVLPELVGTGKIYCGLGLVQMVESIGGLLGAPLSGYLRDVTGNYTASFVVAGAFLLAGSGVLITLPHFFCFSAPTSKPQDLVTEALDTKVPLPEEGLGED; translated from the exons ATGGCTTATAGGGCCGAGCCCCCCGACGGGGGCTGGGGATGGATGGTGGTACTCTCAGCGTTCTTCCAGTCGGCGCTGGTGTTCGGGGTGCTCCGTTCCTTCGGCGTCTTCTTTGTGGAATTTGTGGCGGCGTTTGAAGAGCCGGCCGCGCGAGTCTCCTGGATCGCCTCCATAGGAATCGCGGTGCAGCAGTTTGGGA GTCCAGTGGGCAGTGCGCTGAGCACGAAGTTCGGTCCCAGGCCTGCGGTGATGACCGGGGGTATCCTGACTGCACTGGGGATGCTGCTTGCCTCCTTTGCTACCTCCTTAACCCACCTGTACCTGAGTATTGGGTTGCTCTCAG GATCTGGCTGGGCCTTGACCTTCACTCCAACCCTGGCCTGCCTGTCCCGTTACTTCTCTCGCCGGCGATCCCTGGCCATGGGGCTGGCACTGACGGGCGTGGGCCtctcctcctttgcttttgcCCCACTCTTCCAATGGCTGCTCAACCACTATGCCTGGCGGGGGGCCCTACTGCTGGTGTCGGCCCTCTCCCTTCACTTGGTGGCCTGCGGTGCTCTTCTCCGTCCACTTTCCCTGGCTGAGGACCCTGTTGTGGGTGGCCCTGGGGCCCAGATCACCTCCCTCCTGCGTCACGGCCCCTTCCTCCGTTACACCGTTGCCCTCACCCTGATCAACACTGGCTACTTCATTCCCTACGTGCACCTGGTGGCCCATCTTCGGGACCTGGGTTGGGACCCACTGCCAGCTGCCTTCCTCCTCTCGGTGGCGGCTATTTCTGACCTTGTGGGGCGTGTGGCTTCTGGGTGGCTAGGCGATGCTGTCCCAGGGCCTGTGGCAAGACTCCTGATGCTCTGGACCACCCTGACTGGGGTGATACTGGCCCTGTACCCTGTGGCTGACGCGCCCACTGGCTTGGTGGCCCTGACTATGGCCTACGGCTTCACATCAGGGGCCCTGACCCCAGTGGCCTTCTCCGTGCTGCCTGAACTGGTGGGGActggaaagatatactgtggcCTGGGACTGGTACAGATGGTAGAAAGCATCGGGGGGCTGCTGGGGGCTCCTCTGTCAG GCTACCTCCGGGATGTGACAGGCAACTACACAGCTTCTTTTGTGGTAGCTGGGGCCTTCCTTCTGGCAGGAAGTGGAGTTCTCATCACTTTGCCCCACTTCTTCTGCTTCTCAGCTCCTACCTCCAAGCCCCAGGATCTTGTAACAGAGGCACTGGATACCAAAGTCCCCCTGcctgaggaggggctgggagaggatTGA
- the SLC16A11 gene encoding LOW QUALITY PROTEIN: monocarboxylate transporter 11 (The sequence of the model RefSeq protein was modified relative to this genomic sequence to represent the inferred CDS: deleted 1 base in 1 codon), with protein sequence MTPKPTGPPDGGWGWVVAAAGFAVNGLSYGVLRSLGLAFPDFAEYFDRNAQETAWVSALALAVQQAASPVGSALSTRWGARPVVMVGGVLTSLGFVFSAFAHSLLHLYLGLGVLAGSGWALVFAPALGTVSRYFSRRRVLAVGLALMGNGASSLLLAPALQLLLDNFGWRGALLLLGAVTLHLTPCGALLRPLALPGDPLALPRSPLAALGLGLFRRPAFLVLTLGTALVGVGYFIPYVHLAPHALDRGLGGYGAALVVAAAAVGDIGVRLPCGWLADQGWVPLPRLLTIFGALTGLGLLAVGLVPVVGNEDSWGGPLLAAAGVYGLSAGSFAPLTFCVLPELVGIGNVVQATGLVMLLLSLGGLLGPPLSGFLKDETGDFTASFLMCGSFVLSGSFIYLGLPKALPSCRQASRPGTPPPEMGELLPVPQVALLSPGDPHSTLDTTC encoded by the exons ATGACCCCCAAGCCAACCGGACCCCCGGacgggggctggggctgggtggtGGCGGCCGCAGGGTTCGCGGTGAATGGACTCTCCTACGGGGTGTTACGCTCCCTGGGCCTCGCCTTCCCTGACTTCGCGGAGTATTTTGACCGAAACGCTCAGGAGACGGCGTGGGTCAGCGCCCTGGCCCTGGCAGTGCAGCAGGCAGCCA GCCCAGTGGGCAGTGCCCTGAGCACCCGCTGGGGGGCGCGCCCTGTCGTGATGGTTGGGGGCGTCCTCACCTCGCTCGGCTTCGTCTTCTCGGCTTTCGCCCACAGTCTGCTGCACCTCTACCTTGGCCTGGGCGTCCTTGCTG GCTCCGGCTGGGCCCTGGTGTTCGCCCCTGCCCTGGGGACCGTCTCCCGTTACTTCTCCCGCCGTCGAGTCTTGGCCGTGGGGCTGGCACTCATGGGCAACGGGGCCTCCTCGCTGCTCTTGGCGCCCGCTTTACAGCTCCTCCTTGATAATTTTGGCTGGCGGGGCGCCCTGCTCCTCCTCGGAGCCGTCACCCTTCACCTCACCCCCTGTGGCGCCCTGCTACGACCCCTGGCGCTTCCTGGCGACCCCCTGGCCCTACCCCGAAGCCCTCTAGCTGCCCTTGGCCTCGGTCTCTTCAGACGCCCGGCCTTCCTAGTTTTGACACTAGGCACGGCCTTAGTGGGGGTCGGTTACTTCATCCCCTACGTGCACTTGGCTCCTCACGCTTTAGATCGGGGCCTGGGCGGGTATGGGGCGGCGCTGGTGGTGGCGGCGGCTGCGGTGGGGGATATCGGCGTTCGGCTCCCCTGCGGGTGGCTGGCAGACCAGGGTTGGGTGCCCCTCCCGCGGTTGCTGACGATATTCGGGGCTCTGACAGGCCTGGGGCTGCTGGCGGTGGGATTGGTCCCTGTGGTGGGGAACGAGGACAGCTGG GGGGGCCCCCTGCTGGCCGCGGCTGGGGTCTACGGCCTGAGCGCCGGAAGTTTCGCCCCGTTGACTTTCTGTGTGCTCCCGGAGCTAGTGGGCATCGGAAATGTGGTACAGGCCACCGGtctggtgatgctgctgctgagcCTCGGGGGGCTTCTAGGCCCTCCCCTGTCAG GCTTCCTAAAGGATGAGACCGGAGACTTCACCGCCTCCTTCCTCATGTGCGGCTCTTTCGTCCTCTCTGGCAGCTTCATCTATTTGGGGCTGCCCAAGGCGCTGCCCTCTTGCCGTCAGGCCTCACGTCCAGGCACTCCACCCCCTGAGATGGGGGAGCTGCTCCCGGTCCCTCAGGTTGCCCTGCTCTCCCCGGGAGACCCTCACTCCACTCTGGACACCACTTGTTGA